The genomic region CAGCGGCGCACCCGGGAGGAGATGGAATACGAATTGCTCGACACCGGAGTCTTCGACCAGGACCGATACTTCGACGTGTATGTCGAATATGCCAAGGCGAACCCGGAAGATCTGTTGATACAGCTGACGGCGGTCAATCGCGGACCGGACGCTGCCGAGTTGCATCTGTTGCCGACCCTGTGGTTTCGCAACGACTGGGCCCAGTGGCTGGCCAAGCCGGCCAAGAAGCCGGTATTGAAGCAGGTGAAGGGTCCCAAAGGGACCAGCGCGGTATCGGCCGCGCATCCTACACTCGGGGAATACAGCTTCTACTGCGACGGGGACGTCCCGCTGCTGTTCACGGACAATGAAACCAACAACAAGAGACTGTTTCCCGATCATCCCAATGCGAGCCCTTATGTGAAGGACGGCATCAATAATTACGTGCTGCATGCTCAGAAGGATGCGGTCAATCCTGATCGAGTTGGCACGAAAGTCTCGCCGCATTACCGGTTCACGGTCGAGCCGGGCCGGTCGGCGACAGTGAAATTGCGTTTGATCCGACTCGTCGGTCCCCGGGAAGATACCGCGCCGTTCGGCGCGGCGTTTGACAAAATCCTCAGCGAGCGCGTCAAAGACGCCGACGAGTTTTACAAGGCGGTGACTCCGCCTTCCGTTGCTCCTGACGCGGCCAACGTGATGCGCCAGGCCCTGGCGGGCATGCTGTGGAGCAAGCAGTACTATTTTCTCGACGCGGACCAATGGCTCGAGGAACACCGCGCGCATCCGTTGCATCGGGAAAGTCGGGAGTTTCGCAATCGCGAATGGTTCCACATGATCAACCGCGATATTATTTCCATGCCGGACAAGTGGGAGTACCCCTGGTATGCCGCATGGGATCTGGCCTTTCATACGTTGCCGCTGTCGATCGTGGATCCCGACTTTGCCAAACAGCAAATGCAACTGATGTTGCGAGGCGTCTATCAGCATCCCAGCGGCCAGATTCCTGCTTATGAGTGGAACTTCAGCGACGTCAATCCTCCGGTACATGCGTGGGCCACGTTGTTTCTTCACCGCACCGAGCTGGCGATTCGTGGCGAAGGCGATATCGATTTTCTCAAGTCCGCTTTCAACAAACTCTTGCTCAACTTCACCTGGTGGATGAACCGCAAGGACCGTTTCGGAAAGAACGTGTTCGAGGGCGGATTTCTCGGGCTCGACAACATCGGCGTGTTCGATCGAAGCGCGGCCTTGCCCACGGGAGGCCATTTGGAGCAGGCCGACGGCACGGCCTGGATGGCGCTGTTCAGCCAGAACATGCTGGAACTCGCCGTGGAGATCGTCCCGCACGATCGCGCCTATCTCGACATGGTCTCGAAGTTCGTCGAGCACTTTCTCTATATCGCCGCGGCCATGAACAAGCCGGGACCCGATGGCATGTGGGACGAGGAGGACGGGTTCTATTATGATTTGCTGCGGCTGCCTGACGGGAGCGCCACGAGGCTCAAGGTTCGTTCCATGGTGGGATTACTGCCGCTGTGTGCGACGTCTGTGGTCGAAGAATGGCAGCGCGCCAGGGTTCCCGAGGCGACGGCCCGATTTCAAGAGCGGGTCCTGCAGATGCCGGAGCTTCTTCGTTCCGTGCATCTCACGGGTCCCGGCCATCAGGGAGTGAACAACCGTGGAATCTTCGCGCTGGTCAATCAGGACCGGTTGCGCAGGATCTTGTCGAAGATGCTGGACGAACAGGAGTTCCTGAGCCCCTACGGCATCCGGTCGCTGTCCAAGTATCATCAGACGCATCCCTATGTGTTTCATACCGGCGGCCAGGAGTACCGGGTGGACTATCTGCCGGCAGAATCGAATACGGGCATGTTCGGAGGCAATTCCAACTGGCGCGGACCGGTATGGATGCCGGTCAATGCGATGATCATACGAGCCCTCCTGTCCTACTATCTGTACTATGGGGACAGTTTCAAGGTGGAGTGCCCGACCGGATCCGGCCGGATGATGAATCTCTTCGAAGTGAGCAAGGAGATTGCCGACCGTCTGACCGGCATCTTTTTGCGCGACGCGCAGGGAAAGCGGCCGGTATACGGCGGCTGCAAGAAATTTCAGGACGACGCGCACTGGCGCGACCATATCCTGTTCTATGAATATTTCCACGGGGACGACGGTGCGGGGCTGGGAGCCAGTCATCAAACGGGGTGGACCGGGCTGGTGGCGAAGATGATCGAGCTCTATGGAATGCTCGACCCGAAGAAACTTCTCCAGGAAGGAAAACGCGGCACATTCGTGGAGCGAGCGCCCATTAACTAGGGAAGATCAGAATAGACAGCGCGCTGATTTTCCGGTAGACTGCAGCGCCTTTCCGTACGGGACGGGCAATATTCGAATCATGGGCGCAGGAATTCACTGTCGAGAACAGGAGGATGGCATGGGGAAACATTTCGCTACTGGGCTGGTGCTCTTTGGACTGATGACGATGGTCGCCGGCTGCACCAGTTATTACCGCGTGACCGATCCGGCTTCCGGCAAGACCTACTACACCACGGAGATGAAGGATGCCGGCAGAGGCGGGGCCGTGAAGATCAAGGATGCAAAATCAGGAAGCATGGTGACGTTGCAGTCTTCCGAGGTGAAGGAGATCAGCGAGGAGGAATATGAAGCCGCCCTCAAGGCTCCCTCGATGAAGGCGACGGCTCCCATGCCCTCTGCTGAGAAGGCAACGGCACCTATGCCTTCTGCTGAAAAGGCGACGGCTCCCATGCCTCCTGCTGAGCCTCAACCGGCCGCAAAGTAAACAGAGGTTGCCCCTGCCGTGCCGGTTACCATCACCGGCATTGACGGGGATGCTGAAGCTGGCTATAACGAGCAGAGTTTTGTTGGTTTCCTGGGCGGCTGTCATGGATCGGTATTTCCGCACAATGGTATATATCTTGGCGCTGATCATTCTTCTGTCAGGATATGGCTCTCCCGTGTTGGCCGAAGAAACCTCCCCCGACGCCCCGTTTTCCGACAAGCTGATGATCCGCGGCGGCTGGGCCTATGTATTCGGAGCGACGGCCAATGCGTCTGTCGCGGGTCCCGTGTTGGGTCTTGGGGCCGCCGTGGATTTCACCAACACACTCGGTGGAAACAGCAGTACCGACGCGTTCAGAATCGATGGGCTCTATCGGTTCAATGACCGGCATGCCGTCGGCGTCTCCTGGTATCGAGTCGGATTGAGCGGCAACAAGGCTCTCACCCAGGACATTCAGATCGGTGATAACGCCGTGTCTGCCGGCGCGACGACGCAGACCGGCTTGAGCTTCAATACCTACCGGTTGCTCTACAACTATTCCTTCTATCGGACCGACAAAGCGGAGCTCGCATTCTCTCCCGGATTGTACATGATGAAGACCAACTTCAACTTTGCAGCTCAGGGGACGATCAACGGTGTGACGAGAAATACGGCGCTGGTCAATGAACAGATCACGCTTCCCCTTCCTTCGGTCGGTCTCGTCGCGAATTACGACATTACCAAGAAGCTCCAGTTTCAGAGTCGGTTCGATTTCTTCTATTTGTCCATCAACTCCTATTCGGGATCGATGTTCGAATTCTACGGTGGTCTGGAGTATCGGCTCTTCAAGCATTTTGCGATGGGGGCCGCATATGACCGATTGATCGCCGGCCTAAGAGGAGATGGAGACAAAGGATTCACCGTGAATTTCAGTTACAACCTGGCCTACGTGTATGCCACGCTTTATGCCTTCTAGGCTGGACAACGCCTGATTCTCGATGAACCCGTGTCCTTCAGGACACCGATCCGCTGAACTCCGGCCCGTCGTTCTTCATTCTATTTCTTTTTCAAAGGTTCTTCATCCGCTGCTGCGCATACATCGAAGTGCCCTAATCACGGACGGTTGCCGATGGCACATCGGTATGACAAACGAGGCAGCGCGGATGTCCGACGGAGGCGGGCTGAGAATCTGCAGCCACGCGGCCACCGACGGATCGCTCCATCGAACGCTATGACAGTGCATGAGAACGAGTTCGTGCGAATTCGGCGACATCGCAACGCGGTGCGCGGAAGGAGGATCTTATGAACTGGCTGAAAGGTGTGATGCCTCTGGCTGTGATCGGCAGCGTGGTCGTCCTGGTCAGCGTGGTCAGGATGGAGCCCGTCATGGCCGAATCGGAGACGGCACAACCGACCTTCAAAGAACTCATGGAACGAAAGGCCAAGGCCAATGCCAATGCCGGGCCAGAAGTCGCAGCCGGGATGCCGGACGATGCACTGGGACGTGGGACGCCGCGGTCCAGTGTCCAGGGGTATTTGAAGGCGGCAGGGGAGCGGAACTATACGCGGGCCGCGGAGTTTTTGGACCTTCGGAATCTGCCGACGGGCTTGAGCGAAAGCCAGGGGCCTGAGCTCGCGCGTGAACTGAAAATCGTCTTGGACCGGACGCTCTGGATCGATGTGGAGACGCTCAGCGCCAATCCGGAGGGAGAGTCCAACGACAATCTTCCCGTGGTGCGGGAGCGGATTGGGGGGCTGTCCATTGAGGGCAAAACGTACGACTTGCTCATGCAGCGGGTGCCACGCGGCGACGGCGTCTATATCTGGAAATTTTCAAGTCTGACGGTAGCGGAAATCCCAATGCTCTATCAGCAGTTCGGGTACGGCCCGCTGGAGCATGTGTTGCCCGCCTGGTTGTTCGACGTCTCAATCTTGGGCGTCCATCTCGTGGTCTGGGCCGTGGCGGTCGTGATCAGCATCCTGTTGATCCCGGTCGCCCGTCTTGTGACCTGGCTGCTGGTTTCCCTGCTGGGTGCAGTGCGGGCCGACCTGGCGCAACAATTCACTCAGTATTTCAGGGGCCCGTTCACCCTTCTCGTCTGGACGGTTCTCGGACGCGAAGCGATCGGTCTGATCGGGCCATCAGTGGCGGTCCGCGCGCTCGGGCAGGCCCGTACCGTCCAGGTGATCGCGCTGGCCTGGTTTCTCCTTCGCTTCGTCGACTTCGCTGCGCATCGCATCGGGATCAATCTCGACCACCAGGGACTCAGCGGGTCACGCGTCCTGCTCGTGCCTGTGGCCAGATTGATTAAGGTCCTCGCGCTTGCCGGCGCGATCCTCCTCTGGCTGGACAACGCGGGATACAAGGTCACGACGCTGCTTGCCGGCCTCAGCATCAGCGGTGTCGCCGTGGCGCTGGCTTCGCAAAAGACGTTGGAGAATATCTTCGGTGCGCTGACGCTGTTTACGTCCCGGCCGGTGAAGGTCGGAGACTTCTGCCGGTTCGGCGACAAGGTGGGGACGATCGAGGAAATCGGCCTGCGGGCCACCCGCATCAGAACACTGGACCGTACGGTCATCACCGTCGCCAATGCCGAATTTGCCAATCTCCATCTGGATAATTATTCGGAGCGCGACCGGTTTTGGTATCACCCGACTCTCCAGCTGCGGTACGAAACCACGCCGGATCAAATTCGGTACATCCTGATCGAGGTGCGCAAGATGCTCTATGCGCATCCAAAGATCGTCTCGGAACCGCTCCATGTTCGTTTCAAGGGATTCGGCGCCTATTCGCTCGACATCGACGTCTTTGCATACATCGGAGTGACGAACTATACCGAGTCCCTGGAGATTGCCGAAGACCTGAATCTGCGGATCATGGACGTCATCGCGGCGGCCGGGTCGGACTTCGCATTTCCCTCAGAGGTGCAATATTCACTTCCGGGGAAGCCGTTCGACGAGGAGCGGGCCAAGGCGGTTACCGCCGCCGTCAAGGACTGGAAGTCGAAGCGGGAGCTGTATCTACCGGACTTTCCGTCCGACAAGATTGCCGCCTTGAAAAGTACGCTGGCGTATCCGCCGGAAGGTTCGCCGCACTATGCGCAGGCCAAAGCATGAGGACCGAATCGTCCGTGTCCTGGCTGGTACCTGTTAATTTTGACAGTTTCGACGTCCTGGGTTTCATGGCAAAAAGATCGCGGATTTCATAGGAAGAGGTTGGAATGATGCAATGGAGAATCGGAAAGTCGCCGTGGTTCGCGGTGCTGCTTCTGCTGTCGTTTGCCGGGTGCGAATACGTCCGGCCGACGTTGAATCAACCGTTGGAGACGTGGAATCCGACTGGCGGGTATCGCTTCACCAACGTCGCGCCGCCGGAGTCCGACAACAGCGATAGTTTCCTGTTCGTCGCCGCGTTTTCCGGGGGAGGTACGCGTGCTTCTACGTTGGCATTCGGCGCCCTGCGCGAGCTGGCCCTGCAGGAGATTGTTTGGGAAGGCAAGAGGAAGCGTCTCCTCGACGAGCTCGATCTTATTCATGCCCTGTCCGGCGGAACGTTCACGGGTGGATACTATGCGCTGTACCGGGACCGGATTTTTCACGATTTTGAGTACCGGTTCTTGCGAAAGAATTGGGAGAACGAACTCAAGGCGCGGGTCTTCAAATCGCCCAGCAACTGGATCCGGCTCTGGTCGCCCTATTTCGGCCGCGCCCACCTGATGTCGGAACTTTTGAATGAAGCGCTGTTCGATCACAAGACCTATGCGGATCTGGCCGCGCTGCATCAACGGCCGATGCTGATCATCCATGCGTCCGATATGGCCACGTTGGCGCGGTTTGAATTCACGCAATTCCAGTTCGATATTATCTGTTCCGATCTCAGCCAGCTGCCCATTGCCGATGCTTCCGCCGCCTCGGCTGCGCTTCCCCTCGTTCTGAGTCCGATCTCGCTGAAGAACTATGCGAACAACTGCAAGTATGAGGTGCCGGCATGGTTGGAAGAGGCGAAGCGTCGGGGCAAAATTGGAGGTCAACGAGCCAACGAGTTGCTCTCTTACACAGACGTCAAGAAACGTCCGTACATCCACCTGCTCGATGGCGGTCTGTCGGACAATCTTGCGCTGCGTGGCATCATCGAAAACAGCGGCTTGCAGGGAGGGTTTGAAAAGCTGTTGGTTGCGGCGGGCGTGAAGAACATCAAGAAATTTGTCATTTTGACCGTGAATGCCGAGACGTCTCCGGATGTGATGGAATTCCGCAGCGATCATGTTCCGGTCATTTCCAAGGCCATGAGCTCATTGGTCGACATTCCGATCAACCGGTACTCTTTCGATACCACGACGCTCATCAAGATGGGCGTGGAAAAATGGCGGACGGAACTCCAACTCAAACCGCGTCCTCCGGGGGGGCCTTTTGCCGAAGACGCCGACATTTATTTCATCAACGCCAGTCTAAATGAGATCGAGGATCCGGACGAGCGCATTTCCATGATGAAAATTCCCACGACGTTGT from Nitrospira japonica harbors:
- a CDS encoding mechanosensitive ion channel family protein, with the protein product MNWLKGVMPLAVIGSVVVLVSVVRMEPVMAESETAQPTFKELMERKAKANANAGPEVAAGMPDDALGRGTPRSSVQGYLKAAGERNYTRAAEFLDLRNLPTGLSESQGPELARELKIVLDRTLWIDVETLSANPEGESNDNLPVVRERIGGLSIEGKTYDLLMQRVPRGDGVYIWKFSSLTVAEIPMLYQQFGYGPLEHVLPAWLFDVSILGVHLVVWAVAVVISILLIPVARLVTWLLVSLLGAVRADLAQQFTQYFRGPFTLLVWTVLGREAIGLIGPSVAVRALGQARTVQVIALAWFLLRFVDFAAHRIGINLDHQGLSGSRVLLVPVARLIKVLALAGAILLWLDNAGYKVTTLLAGLSISGVAVALASQKTLENIFGALTLFTSRPVKVGDFCRFGDKVGTIEEIGLRATRIRTLDRTVITVANAEFANLHLDNYSERDRFWYHPTLQLRYETTPDQIRYILIEVRKMLYAHPKIVSEPLHVRFKGFGAYSLDIDVFAYIGVTNYTESLEIAEDLNLRIMDVIAAAGSDFAFPSEVQYSLPGKPFDEERAKAVTAAVKDWKSKRELYLPDFPSDKIAALKSTLAYPPEGSPHYAQAKA
- a CDS encoding DUF481 domain-containing protein, which produces MDRYFRTMVYILALIILLSGYGSPVLAEETSPDAPFSDKLMIRGGWAYVFGATANASVAGPVLGLGAAVDFTNTLGGNSSTDAFRIDGLYRFNDRHAVGVSWYRVGLSGNKALTQDIQIGDNAVSAGATTQTGLSFNTYRLLYNYSFYRTDKAELAFSPGLYMMKTNFNFAAQGTINGVTRNTALVNEQITLPLPSVGLVANYDITKKLQFQSRFDFFYLSINSYSGSMFEFYGGLEYRLFKHFAMGAAYDRLIAGLRGDGDKGFTVNFSYNLAYVYATLYAF
- a CDS encoding MGH1-like glycoside hydrolase domain-containing protein; protein product: MKAEEKNATAEHARLRADGSAWKRWGPYLSERQWGTVREDYSENGDAWNYFTHDHARSRAYRWGEDGLAGVSDENQRLCFALALWNGKDPILKERLFGLTNSEANHGEDVKEYYFYLDSTPTHSYMKFLYKYPQAAYPYSDLVTTNQRRTREEMEYELLDTGVFDQDRYFDVYVEYAKANPEDLLIQLTAVNRGPDAAELHLLPTLWFRNDWAQWLAKPAKKPVLKQVKGPKGTSAVSAAHPTLGEYSFYCDGDVPLLFTDNETNNKRLFPDHPNASPYVKDGINNYVLHAQKDAVNPDRVGTKVSPHYRFTVEPGRSATVKLRLIRLVGPREDTAPFGAAFDKILSERVKDADEFYKAVTPPSVAPDAANVMRQALAGMLWSKQYYFLDADQWLEEHRAHPLHRESREFRNREWFHMINRDIISMPDKWEYPWYAAWDLAFHTLPLSIVDPDFAKQQMQLMLRGVYQHPSGQIPAYEWNFSDVNPPVHAWATLFLHRTELAIRGEGDIDFLKSAFNKLLLNFTWWMNRKDRFGKNVFEGGFLGLDNIGVFDRSAALPTGGHLEQADGTAWMALFSQNMLELAVEIVPHDRAYLDMVSKFVEHFLYIAAAMNKPGPDGMWDEEDGFYYDLLRLPDGSATRLKVRSMVGLLPLCATSVVEEWQRARVPEATARFQERVLQMPELLRSVHLTGPGHQGVNNRGIFALVNQDRLRRILSKMLDEQEFLSPYGIRSLSKYHQTHPYVFHTGGQEYRVDYLPAESNTGMFGGNSNWRGPVWMPVNAMIIRALLSYYLYYGDSFKVECPTGSGRMMNLFEVSKEIADRLTGIFLRDAQGKRPVYGGCKKFQDDAHWRDHILFYEYFHGDDGAGLGASHQTGWTGLVAKMIELYGMLDPKKLLQEGKRGTFVERAPIN
- a CDS encoding patatin-like phospholipase family protein; translated protein: MMQWRIGKSPWFAVLLLLSFAGCEYVRPTLNQPLETWNPTGGYRFTNVAPPESDNSDSFLFVAAFSGGGTRASTLAFGALRELALQEIVWEGKRKRLLDELDLIHALSGGTFTGGYYALYRDRIFHDFEYRFLRKNWENELKARVFKSPSNWIRLWSPYFGRAHLMSELLNEALFDHKTYADLAALHQRPMLIIHASDMATLARFEFTQFQFDIICSDLSQLPIADASAASAALPLVLSPISLKNYANNCKYEVPAWLEEAKRRGKIGGQRANELLSYTDVKKRPYIHLLDGGLSDNLALRGIIENSGLQGGFEKLLVAAGVKNIKKFVILTVNAETSPDVMEFRSDHVPVISKAMSSLVDIPINRYSFDTTTLIKMGVEKWRTELQLKPRPPGGPFAEDADIYFINASLNEIEDPDERISMMKIPTTLYLTDDQIDRLVTTAAKLIRNDKEFQRLMKDIKAPDIPAPSERTSESQPVGAEAQPK